In Corynebacterium afermentans subsp. afermentans, a genomic segment contains:
- a CDS encoding LuxR C-terminal-related transcriptional regulator: MTRVFLVDDHSVFRAGVKAELAGAVDVVGEAGTVAEAVRGIEETQPDVVLLDVHMPDGGGLAVLKRAPGPAYLALSVSDAAEDVIALIRAGARGYVTKNIAGAELAEAIERVRGGDAYFSPRLAGFVLDAFASGPVVEEDDPAVDSLTRRELEVLRLLARGYTYKEIAERLFISVKTVETHASNILRKTQTSNRHQLTRWAVARDLG, translated from the coding sequence ATGACGCGCGTGTTTCTAGTGGACGACCACTCGGTGTTTCGGGCTGGGGTCAAAGCCGAGCTGGCGGGAGCGGTTGACGTCGTCGGGGAGGCAGGCACCGTCGCGGAGGCGGTCCGCGGGATCGAAGAGACCCAGCCGGATGTGGTGCTGCTGGACGTCCACATGCCCGACGGGGGCGGACTAGCCGTGCTCAAGCGGGCGCCTGGCCCGGCGTATCTGGCGTTGAGTGTCTCCGATGCCGCGGAAGACGTCATCGCCTTGATCCGTGCCGGCGCTCGCGGGTACGTGACCAAGAACATCGCGGGAGCCGAGCTCGCTGAGGCGATTGAGCGGGTGCGCGGCGGGGACGCGTACTTCTCGCCGCGGCTGGCCGGCTTCGTCCTCGACGCCTTCGCCTCCGGACCGGTCGTGGAAGAGGACGACCCCGCGGTGGATTCGCTGACCCGCCGCGAGCTCGAGGTGCTGCGGCTGCTCGCGCGGGGTTACACGTACAAGGAGATCGCGGAGCGGTTGTTTATCTCCGTGAAGACGGTGGAGACGCACGCGTCGAACATTCTGCGTAAGACGCAGACCTCCAACCGCCACCAGCTCACCAGGTGGGCGGTGGCGCGGGACTTAGGCTAG
- a CDS encoding FAD/NAD(P)-binding protein: MFTVAASIAIVGAGPRGISVTERIAAYLGASGGVLTLHIIDDAQTGAGRIWETDQTRTLCMNTLAGAVTLFTEPGATVDAPVLEGPTMYEWIQALRGEKTHPLIDASGASLPEHYNEELRATRPESNPSRALYGEYLRWAWKVALAQLPDTVEVVENHSRAVSLAAEGAQDAITLADGSVVHADATVIASGWVLPAPTPAQQAFADSGLTYIPPGNPVEQDVSQLPAGERVVVRGMGMGFFDLMALTTIDRGGRFVEDASARSGLRYEATGKEPHFVVTSGRGYPYLPKSEYHSLPPKADLSRLRAAIDASEAPVSFGRDLWPALARDAYAEYYRVLARVRPEALSAALDEILAAIDAADLAAVATSDDILPVANALTEALDGMSTAPFDMAAWVDPLAGTEALNLEELNRRVAEGMVADITEAVSAWDSPLKAGLWAISAGRKPSAIATQNGRGPREAALAQYMAFGQMVGSGPPLFRTRELLALFDAGLVTFLGPSPVVQVSDGEYTAVSHGRTVRTAALADAFLPGPDIRTSPDALTASLREAGRVRPFAPGGVETASPETDDDTRRTVHPDGKLDPRLHIVGIPTGKQWADTTISPMPGTDPLMLQETDKTARSLLTQAGVL, from the coding sequence ATTTTCACCGTGGCAGCATCCATCGCAATCGTCGGAGCAGGACCCCGCGGCATCTCCGTCACCGAACGCATCGCCGCCTACCTAGGCGCCAGTGGCGGCGTGCTCACCCTGCACATCATCGACGACGCCCAAACCGGCGCCGGCCGCATCTGGGAAACCGACCAGACCCGCACGCTGTGCATGAACACCCTCGCCGGCGCGGTGACCCTGTTCACCGAGCCCGGCGCGACCGTTGACGCCCCCGTGCTCGAAGGCCCCACCATGTACGAGTGGATCCAGGCGCTCCGGGGCGAGAAAACACACCCGCTTATCGACGCCTCCGGTGCCTCCCTCCCCGAGCACTACAACGAGGAGCTGCGCGCCACCCGCCCCGAGTCCAACCCCTCGCGCGCGCTCTACGGCGAATACCTGCGCTGGGCATGGAAGGTCGCGCTCGCGCAGCTACCGGACACGGTCGAGGTGGTCGAGAACCACTCCCGCGCCGTGTCCTTGGCGGCCGAGGGCGCCCAGGACGCCATCACACTTGCCGACGGCTCCGTGGTCCACGCCGACGCCACCGTCATCGCCTCCGGCTGGGTGCTGCCCGCCCCCACGCCCGCGCAGCAGGCGTTCGCCGACTCGGGTCTGACCTACATCCCGCCGGGCAACCCCGTGGAGCAGGACGTTTCACAGTTGCCGGCCGGCGAGCGCGTGGTGGTTCGCGGCATGGGCATGGGCTTTTTCGACCTCATGGCGCTGACCACCATCGATCGCGGCGGCCGCTTCGTCGAGGACGCCTCCGCGCGTTCCGGCCTGCGCTACGAGGCCACCGGCAAGGAGCCGCACTTCGTGGTCACCTCCGGGCGCGGCTACCCCTACCTGCCCAAATCCGAGTACCACTCCCTGCCGCCGAAGGCCGACCTTTCCCGTCTGCGCGCCGCCATCGACGCCTCCGAAGCACCGGTGTCCTTCGGCCGCGACCTGTGGCCCGCGCTCGCCCGTGACGCCTACGCCGAGTACTACCGCGTGCTTGCCCGTGTGCGTCCCGAAGCACTCAGCGCGGCCCTCGACGAGATCCTCGCGGCCATCGACGCCGCCGACCTTGCCGCGGTTGCCACCTCGGACGACATCCTGCCGGTCGCGAACGCGCTGACCGAGGCACTTGACGGGATGAGCACCGCACCGTTCGACATGGCCGCCTGGGTGGATCCGCTCGCCGGCACCGAAGCGCTCAACCTGGAGGAACTGAACCGACGCGTCGCCGAGGGCATGGTGGCCGACATCACCGAGGCCGTGTCCGCCTGGGACTCCCCGCTCAAGGCCGGCCTATGGGCCATCTCCGCAGGCCGCAAACCCAGCGCGATCGCCACACAAAACGGCCGCGGCCCCCGCGAGGCGGCACTTGCGCAGTACATGGCGTTCGGCCAGATGGTCGGCTCCGGCCCGCCGCTGTTCCGCACCCGCGAGCTGCTCGCGCTTTTCGACGCCGGTCTGGTCACCTTCTTAGGCCCCTCCCCCGTGGTTCAGGTATCCGACGGCGAGTACACGGCGGTTAGCCACGGTCGCACGGTGCGCACCGCCGCGCTTGCCGACGCCTTCCTGCCCGGCCCCGACATCCGCACCTCCCCCGACGCGTTGACCGCGTCGTTGCGCGAGGCCGGCCGCGTGCGCCCGTTCGCACCGGGTGGTGTGGAAACCGCCTCCCCGGAGACCGACGACGACACCCGCCGCACCGTCCACCCCGACGGCAAGCTGGATCCTCGCCTGCACATCGTGGGCATCCCCACCGGCAAGCAGTGGGCGGACACCACCATCTCCCCCATGCCCGGCACCGACCCGCTCATGCTGCAGGAAACGGACAAGACGGCGCGCTCGCTGCTCACCCAGGCAGGCGTGCTCTAG